A stretch of DNA from Anopheles ziemanni chromosome 3, idAnoZiCoDA_A2_x.2, whole genome shotgun sequence:
CCAccgaaattgtttgttttgatcatCGTCAGTTCAGTATCTGTTTGGCTATTCAACTTCTTTCGTGTGTTTTGGCTATTATTTTTGTGATTCTGTGTTAACCATGAGTAATCGAGGACCGCATCCTTCAGCTGTTGCTGCATTGTGCGGAAAAAATCGCATTTTGCAAGCACAACGCAGGTCCGGTGCCTTTTACAAGCGCGTTGCAAGATTGATGCCGAAATCCGAGACAACGGATAGCTTTGTGAATGTCGTGGTACCAACCGAGTTGTCGGGTAAATAATCTTATGTAGTTAATGTAGATTATTATGTGTAATGtaataatttagtttcatttgtATCGGGAATCGAGCAAAACTGATGTATACCATcgctttgatttcattttagttTCGGTTTCGTCAAACCAATTATTGTTGCCTTCTATTGATTTGCCGGATGAGGAACCAACTGAACAATTGGATCCGCTTTTCTCTGACACTCGGAATGGGCGCCCACACGAAATGGGCTTTGTTACGGACGATGAAGAGAGTAGTGATGAAGAGAATGCGATGGACGACGAGGAAAATTCCGCAGATGACGAATAAGATGGTCCCGATTATGCCAAGATGCCAGATGCAGAGTGTGTGCGATACTGGGCGTTAACTGGGAACGAGTTGCAACCGTTGGACAAATGCTCGAGATGCTTCGTGCAAAACCGGATATGAACATCCCAAAAGATCCAAGCATTGTTCTACGAAAAAAGCGGATCATAGATCTTCCAGAGGAATCCATCGAACTAGAATTTAAagatataaaatgtaaactagTAAAAACCATCGGAGAAGAGGAGGGAGAAATGATATTCTTTCCTTTACTTCGTACTCTTGTCGAATAAATGCACACATAAATGCAAACTTGTAGTTTTATGGTATTGTATTGTGTATTGTGCTTTCAGTACCCTTGTCATCCTTTGCTTCGGTTCTTCAACATTTACCATAGTTTGTAGCCAATTCACTATGTCCGTTTTATACGCTGGCTCTGCTTCTAGACGCTCATTAAATTGGACTTATTGAGTGCCGGGGCtgaccacctcgacggcgtgggttcgaatcccaaccgagaccggaccctcccctgtattCATATGCACTTCCCAACTAACAATTGACAAGCATCTTTGGAACATTCTGTCAGATCTTTAGaacgtttttccaccttccaataAACTACTACATTAGGAAGTGTAACCCAGCCGTTTGAGTTTTGACAACTCATGGAGGCGGCCATTTTTACCGACGGTCAAACCCGGTGAAAAAGTATAGcgatatgaaataaaaaaaacggtgaatttaaaatagtttgtagTTCCACTTGACGATCTTGCATCTCCCACTCTTTGGGATCAGCCGCTGTATTTCCACCGGTCTCGCTTGTCATTTAGTTGCAACTATTATTGTCCAACCTATTAGAGGGGAATATGGATCATTTGGTTCAAATCTTTTTATAACTAGTATTGTTACTTacttgtgttggtgtttgctGCTTCTGAGGCTCGAACTGCTTGGGACAAGAAGAGGTATGTTGTTGTCGGCTCACCAAATCACATGAGCCACGCTCCGCTTCGACGATTGGTAGCTTAAATGCCAATATctatcaacaaacattttcaacaggtGATGGCTGACCACAGTTATTCCTTGGCACAACGAAAAGCACCAGTCGGCTGTAAAAGTAGCCGCAATGTATCTGTATGTATCTGTACGCTGATGCACTGCTTTTGCTTTGATTCACTATGTGCTGCCACCAAACGATTAAGTATTTCTTTTTGATCATGGTTTTCCAGGTGCGTCTTGTGGACCAACATTTGGATGCTTGCTATGGGTATTTCCGTGGAGATTCATGTCGGCGCATCACTTGGTGAAACATCGTTTTCATTGTGTGTTTCATTGATTTGGCTAATTTTCGAACCGAATGGTGCTTTTCGTTATTCCATGGAATGACTGTGGTCAGTCATCACCTGTTGAAAAAGCTTCATGATatgatattgtttttttgttaagatAGGTTTTgtgatttccattttgtttatttgttcctCTAGGGTTTATGTATACAAATAATCGATATTTCTTTTATctgtaaaattatttcagtgttgaattaaaattaaaatgaatagaTGTCGTTATGGAACGAAAACtcaatattttgtatttaatgTGAGTGTTGGATGCACATATATGTTACATGTTTATATTATTCTTTCGATAGATTGATCATTTCTTAAACTTACTCCACCAATGTATGAGATAAACGTACAAATAGATGTTGACCCTCCTCATCTGGTTGGGTGACCGCTAGCTAGTAGCTTATTTCCCTGGTATCTTGTATGTTGGTTCCACTCAGTGAGGCAAACAAACCGGGGCAAACATTTGGGCCAGTAGGTTCAAATGGATTAACGATCGCCCTTTAAAAACTAATGTGTGCGAATTCGGATTATATTCGCCTTCGGTAGTACACTAACAACTTCCATGTTTCCCATTGAAGTTTGTCACAGCTGAAAACGGACGTAACAAAGATGAGTAAAGTAACaattagagagaaaaaaagtctTACTTTTAATAAATGCTCGTGCCAGAGCAGCAGCTATAATTGCACGaacttttatttcatgttGCATTTCGTTGATGATGGCTCCGTAATCCAAAAGGTCGTTAAGCTCCTGCACACATGCCTTAGAAACTCTTCGATCCTTAGCGGCTTCGTCGAGCCGCTGAAGACTGCCACCGAGGCTCATGGATGTTCATAAGAATCTGTCTGTGTAGTGGCAACCCATCGATAGTTAAATTTAGAGACATCGAAGCAGGTAAAGTCACATTgctagaaataaataataattcaacatcACGATACGTGTATTTGCCCATTCGACTAATATTTCAATCATCTTACCTGAATCGTTTGGACAAACTAAACAGCATGTCCTTCGGCAGCTGATTCTCTCGTAAAATATCTAACATCATGATCACAGTCGAATGAAACAGATTTTGAACTACTGCCAAAAACCTTATACATTCCTCCATCGTCGCGTTGTCTtacttcgaagtacttccactCAATCTACCTAATCTGCTCACGTTATCCGGTACACCATCGATTCTTGAGACTTCGTCTTGAGCCTGATCGTCTCCGGAACGGGTTTCTTCTTCTGAACCAACTAGGTCGAAGACGATCAAAGAATCGTCATCAATCTCTAGCTGACCCACACTGGTACTAGGAGCTtctgaaataaataatcatatatttaaatttcgcATTCACATTTGGAGCAGCACAAGCACAAACACTTACGGTCCGTTCCACAAGAATGTTGGCTTTCCTGATCAAATCTTTCAGCATTCACTTAGTACAAACTAGCAGAACGCTGAAGCTGCTCTagaaagttgtttttgtttgccattttcacTAGCTATGGACACCacttttaacaaaattaaaatttccgaAGTGCTGGAAGCTTGCGACGTTGATTCtgaatttgtttacaaatttgtGTGGTGCAGTGGAAAGGGAGGCACAATGGGATTGCTTCCTTGAGTCGTGCGCACTCGCTCTCGCACATGGTATAAACATTGAATGTTCCAAAGATGACAGCTCGTGGTTACCTGGGTTGTGATCCTCGTCGCGATTTTGTGATTTATGCACCTGTCAAGCCAGTTAGTCAGTCGTATGTTGCCTGTGAACGTGTAAGGTGCTGTTTCTTCTGCGATATTCTCTCTGATACTTCCGTGTGTTCGCGAGCTTCCGATTTTCGTGCTTTAGTATTTCTGTGGGACAGAGAGAGACAGTTTGGTTAGGTCAGTACTTTTCCATTCAATTACCTTTGTGTACGGCCGACGAGCTGTTTTGAACCCGGGTGGGTTGTGATCGTTGAAGTTCGGGATGCACGATAATTTCGTTGAACCGTTGGTGCCGTTGTAACTGGAGATGATACTATGCCTATATATATAgagcaaaaatattttaacaaattcacCCAGTGCAATTTTATAACAtgtcttcaatttttttttaatttccagcGATGGATATTGCATCGAATGACAAGTTAGGATCGGCCAAGAAGCGTCGGATTTTGGAAGAGTTGGTCCTCACAGAGGAAGATATGATTGAAGGTAAACCCAAATATAACAATGCTTTAGTTGCTTAAGTTTAGTTTTGCttaatgtttcgtttcttcctaggCCCCAGTCAGCTGCAACAAGGATTGGTTATTCCTCCTGCTAAACCTTCTGGTTCGTCTTCCGCCACTCCTGGTGAGTTTAGAAAACCTTtcgttgttttatattttgcttAATGTATCGTTTCTTCCTAGGCACGAGTCAGCTGCAACAAGGATTGGTTATTCCTCCTGCTAAGCTTTCTGGTCGTTCTTCTCCCGCTACTCCTGGTGAGTTTAGAAAACCTTtcgttgttttatattttgcttaatgtttcgtttcttcctaggCCCGAGTCAGCTAAAACCAAAAGTGGTTTTCCTTCCTATTAAACCTTCTGGTGAGTTTAGAAAACCTTTCGTTGTTGTATATTTTGCTTGATGTATCGTTTGTTTCTAGGCACGAGTCAGCTAAACCAAAAACTGGTTTTTCTTCCTGCTAAACCTTCTGGTTCGTCTCCCGCTACTCCTGGTGAGTTTGGAAAACCTTtcgttgttttatattttgcttaatgttttgtttcttcctaggcCCGAGTCAGCTGCAACAAGGATTAGTTATTCCTCCTGCTAAGCTTTCTGGTCGTTCTTCTCTCGCCACTCCTGGTGAGTTTAGAAAACCTTtcgttgttttatattttgcttAATGTATCGTTTGTTTCTAGGCACGAGTCAGCCAAACCAAAAACTGGTTTTTCTTCCTGCTAAACCTTCTGGTTCGTCTCCCGCTACTCCTGGTGAGTTTGGAAAACCTTTcgttgtttaatattttgttcattgtttcgtttcttcctaggTACGAGTCAGCTGCAACAAAGATTAGTTATTCCTCCTGCTAAGCTTTCTGGTCGTTCTTCTCCCGCTACTCCTGGTGAGTTTAGAAAACCTTtcgttgttttatattttgcttaatgtttcgtttcttcctaggCCCGAGTCAGCTAAAACCAAAAGTGGTTTTCCTTCCTATTAAACCTTCTGGTGAGTTTAGAAAACCTTTCGTTGTTGTATATTTTGCTTAATGTATCGTTTGTTTCTAGGCACGAGTCAGCCAAACCAAAAACTGGTTTTTCTTCCTGCTAAACCTTCTGGTTCGTCTCCCGCTACTCCTGGTGAGTTTGGAAAACCTTTcgttgtttaatattttgttcattgtttcgtttcttcctaggTACGAGTCAGCTGCAACAAAGATTAGTTATTCCTCCTGCTAAGCTTTCTGGTCGTTCTTCTCCCGCCACTCCTGATTTCGTCAGATTTATTTGTGTAGTTTTCTGCATATTCATATGCACTTGTGATCCTCTTCGCGATTTTGTGATTTATGCACCTGTCAAGCCAGTTAGTCAGTCGTATGTTGCCTGTGAACGTGTAAGGTGCTGTTTCTTCTGCGATATTCTCTCTGATACTTCCGTGTGTTCGCGAGCTTCCGATTTTCGTGCTTTAGTATTTCTGTGGGACAGAGAGAGACAGTTTGGTTAGGTCAGTACTTTTCCATTCAATTACCTTTGTGTACGGCCGACGAGCTGTTTTGAACCCGGGTGGGTTGTGATCGTTGAAGTTCGGGATGCACGATAATTTCGTTGAACCGTTGGTGCCGTTGTAACTGGAGATGATACTATGCCTATATATATAgagcaaaaatattttaacaaattcacCCAGTGCAATTTTATAACAtgtcttcaatttttttttaatttccagcGATGGATATTGCATCGAATGACAAGTTAGGATCGGCCAAGAAGCGTCGGATTTTGGAAGAGTTGGTCCTCACAGAGGAAGATATGATTGAAGGTAAACCCAAATATAACAATGCTTTAGTTGCTTAAGTTTAGTTTTGCttaatgtttcgtttcttcctaggCCCCAGTCAGCTGCAACAAGGATTGGTTATTCCTCCTGCTAAACCTTCTGGTTCGTCTTCCGCCACTCCTGGTGAGTTTAGAAAACCTTtcgttgttttatattttgcttAATGTATCGTTTCTTCCTAGGCACGAGTCAGCTGCAACAAGGATTGGTTATTCCTCCTGCTAAGCTTTCTGGTCGTTCTTCTCCCGCTACTCCTGGTGAGTTTAGAAAACCTTtcgttgttttatattttgcttaatgtttcgtttcttcctaggCCCGAGTCAGCTAAAACCAAAAGTGGTTTTCCTTCCTATTAAACCTTCTGGTGAGTTTAGAAAACCTTTCGTTGTTGTATATTTTGCTTGATGTATCGTTTGTTTCTAGGCACGAGTCAGCTAAACCAAAAACTGGTTTTTCTTCCTGCTAAACCTTCTGGTTCGTCTCCCGCTACTCCTGGTGAGTTTGGAAAACCTTtcgttgttttatattttgcttaatgttttgtttcttcctaggcCCGAGTCAGCTGCAACAAGGATTAGTTATTCCTCCTGCTAAGCTTTCTGGTCGTTCTTCTCTCGCCACTCCTGGTGAGTTTAGAAAACCTTtcgttgttttatattttgcttAATGTATCGTTTGTTTCTAGGCACGAGTCAGCCAAACCAAAAACTGGTTTTTCTTCCTGCTAAACCTTCTGGTTCGTCTCCCGCTACTCCTGGTGAGTTTGGAAAACCTTTcgttgtttaatattttgttcattgtttcgtttcttcctaggTACGAGTCAGCTGCAACAAAGATTAGTTATTCCTCCTGCTAAGCTTTCTGGTCGTTCTTCTCCCGCTACTCCTGGTGAGTTTAGAAAACCTTtcgttgttttatattttgcttaatgtttcgtttcttcctaggCCCGAGTCAGCTAAAACCAAAAGTGGTTTTCCTTCCTATTAAACCTTCTGGTTCGTCTCCCGCTACTCCTGGTGAGTTTAGAAAACCTTTCGTTGTTGTATATTTTGCttaatgtttcgtttcttcctaggCCCGAGTCAGCTGCAACAAGGAGTGGCAATTCATGCAAACAAATCCGTGCAAACAGATCCGTTTACACAGATCGAGTCTAGTCAACAAATAGCAGACAACACACCACTGACCGCTGGAATCATGCGGAAGATTATACAAGGTAAGATGGATATTttggttgtttaatttttttttttaaattgtgagGATATTCTTCCACAGAGGAAATGCAGCATTTCACGGATCGATTGGTCAGAGTGGAGGCATCGATAGATGCCTTATTTACATACGGCACTCCAGCTCCTGCACAAACATTAAAAGACTatgattttcttcaaatttctACTATAGAACAACTAGTCCAATTTAATAAGCGCCTTGAAGCAGAGCCAACGTATAAAACGGGCATAGTAAATTGGTTACAAACTATGATAAACGTTGAAGAACCAAAGCAAAGGATGACAAGAGTGCTGAAAGCACTTATAAAACCCGAATTACTCTGTGACCACATGGTTATGCTTACTCAAAAACCAATCATTCACACCATCATTACTCATAATAAATCCTTTTctaacaaataatttaatgttttgcccTCTCTGcttgaaaaagggaaactgttttcgttttcgaggAAAGTCGAAGTTTTCAAGTTCCAAAATTCGGCGTATCACTTGCTCTAAGCATCTATAACTGctttttatcaatttgtttttaatttgcccTAACTTACGTTCAAAAACATACGTCGAATAGCTGTCTAGGTTACCAAAACGTATAGCCTCttcaaaaatatgaattaaGCTATGTACGTTAGATGTTACACCTGCCTTTCCGTAGACTTGGGCGTAACTTTCTACAAACTTTTTTAATAACTCCGATCCTGTGCTCCAGTGTCGTTTGTGGGCTTTCGATGAAAATATTGTAACTCCACAGAAATATAGCATGAAGTGCTGGTATTGCTCCTCTGTCAATACTCCTCGTAATACTACAGGAGCTGCATAATGCAGAAACGCCTTACATTCCGACCCTTTCCAGTATGCCAAGTCGTCAAGACAATGAAGCTTGCGGGGTGTttcgaatggaaatgtttgcGACTGTAATCTTTGGTTTATGACCTTCCGTTGTCCCTGATTCCATCTTCTCGTCGAACGAAGAACTCCCACGTACCAAATGTTGAGTAGTTTTTTCGTTACTCCGATGTCAATCTGATGTAGTCGGTCCCCCACAATGACATCTTCAATCATGTCGAAGTTCTCTAGATCTATCAGAGGCGTGGTTCCGGTTTGATGTAAAACATATTCATTGTTCCGGAAAGCATCGTCTGTGCGTTGATCTGCGTTTGTTTCCAAAAAAACTGTTCGCTGCTGAACCGTTTCACCTTCGCAGCAACATTTTAGGCAGGAATGTTTTCCCATATGGCCTTGCACACCTAAAAACATGAACAACGATGATGTTtattaaaacaacacaaaGGATGTTAAACTAATATTTGATATTACCCTTTATAAATGCTCTTGCCGGTGTATCTGCTATTATTGCTCGCAGATAAACACGAATCGTCGCTTCGTTGATTACAAGTCCTGTCCTGAACagaacatttatttcttcgaCCAGAGGTCTTAGAAATTGGTCATTGCTTTGCGGTTTTGATTGCCCGCTATAAATACCAACGACCATTATGGGCCAATCTGGTTCGTCCACTACCTTCAACAAAATGGGCCAGAACTGTGTTCTTGATCTGCTATGTAAGGGAAGTCCATCTATGTTTATATCGAACTGGATGACCTCAGAAACGGTGGCATGTTTCCTAAAAAAAAGTAGATGAAAACGTATTGTAACTTATTATTACGTATTTTACATAGCATGGTAAATTTACATACCGCATCTCAGCTAGCAAACACTTGCTTATTCCGTGGTACCAAAATCTCCCATCTCCAATAATTGAAAGTGCTGCACGATCCCGCTTTGTTCGTAGAACAGTCCTCGGATCTTTTGGGATGTACATATCCGTTTTTGCACGAAGCATCTCCAGCATTCGTCCAACGGTTGCAAGCGACTCGTTCCCAGCTAACGCCCAGTATCGCACACACTCTGCATCTGGCATCTTGGCATAATCGGGAccatcttcttcatcatctGCGGTATTTTCCTCGTCGTCCATCGCATTCTCTTCATCACTACTCTCTTCATCGTCCGTAACAAAGTCCATTTCGTATACCTGAGTGTCAGAGAAAAGCGGATCCAATTGTTCAGTTGGTTCCTCAACCGGCAAATCGATAGAAGGCAACAATAATTGGTCCGACGAAGCCGAaactaaaatgaaatcaaagcgATGGTATACATCAGTTTTGCCCGATTCCCGATacaaatgaaactaaattattaCATTACACATAATAATCTACATTAACTACATAAGATTATTTACCCGACAACTCGGTTGGTGCCACGACATTCACAAGGCTATCCGCTGTCTCAGATTTCGGCATCAATCTTGCAACGCGCTTGTAAAAGGCACCGGACCTGCATTGTGCTTGCAAAATGCGATTTTTTCCGCACAATGCGGCAACAGCTGAAGGATGCGGTCCTCGATTACTCATGATACACAACACTAAATCACAAAAATAATGGCCAAAACACACGAAACAAGTTGAATAGCCAAACAGATACTGAACTGACGatgatcaaaacaaacaatttcggTGGCTGTTTTGGTTGAGTACATCTATTCCATCAGGTAGAAAGAGACAGAAAATCAATTGACTGCTTGCACAGTAGCGCCGCCCTGCGAGTGAACGTTGTAAGCTTGCAAATCCAATATGGCTTCCCACAAGGTTACCCAAACGCGGCACATTTCCTTCGGAAACAGGCATAGCTTTGCAAAAGTAACCTTGAAATGGCTCACAAATCTAGCCTCGGTGCTGGTAGTGCGGTGCCTCTACCTTCAATCATTTTACTCTGGATGACTTCACCTTTTTATATATTCTACCTTGGCATTACGACCATTTTGGTTGAGAATAGTAGAATCACTGTGAagtcaaaattattattaaattattcggTCATTTCATCCCTGTGAAGTGAAATTTATTATCGGGACATATGGCCAGTCATGTACCCCTTAGAGGTATACATCAACAGGTTAACTGGTGAAGGCACCGGAAACTGGATTACGGCTATTGCGTAGTAGTATAAATGAcgaaggaaaagtgaaaagacgaaggaaaagaaagtgtGATATAAAAAAGTGGGAtatagaaagaaagaaagagacgTATGGAATGGTTTGGATCATCTAATCGTGCTTCCGATTGACGCGGTAAGTTGTTCCCAGAAGAAATAATCAAATCACCTTGATAtaatttggaaaaaagaaaacgtttgATGTCCTTTCGTTAGCCCCTTAAGCGCCCCTTATTCAACATCTAAATTAACGCGATTGCATAAAATCACTCACTTCCACCCGTTGTAGGTTAGCCGTACTCGGTAGCAGCCAGACGTCGGGTGTTTGCTACATTATGGCCATGTTATAcattaggtacggtcacacgagacgaaccctgctcgaatttggacactcggcgaaccttttcttgaatgtgttagtgaatcgagcagagttcgcgaacctttttcgagcagaaaaggttcGCTGATTTTGGTGGATAGCACGAACCTTTGCTGCGAACCTTTTTGACAGATTCCGTTTGGATCCaccgtttgtttacaaaacgaTACGGTGAAAAGCGGCGAAGGATTCGTTACGTGTGAACGCTATAAggttcggcgaacctttttttggcattcgtttgtaatagTGGCTGGTATCGCGAACGAATCGATCGAGACGATTTCGATCAAAAGAATTAGTCGAACGAAATCTAAATCTGCTCGAAATAGCTATCGGCAACGGGATTTCTCTTTCGATCGATGAACTATGGACGGTCGTAAAGTCGAGCAGCAAGCGAGCAGTCAGATCGATGTTGTTCACGTTTGTGGTATCACGCAACGCTGCTGTGTTTTGTGTAATTAAGTGAGTCAAAAgttgattgaaattaaaattatgcaTGATTTCTtcgaagtttttaataaacgaTGTTGAAGCGGATGCAATCGACCTGGCGAAGCATCGTAGGAAATTACGGAAGGAAATTAATCCTTTGCATTTGTCGGAGATAGCGTAAGTGACAAACACTGCAAAGAAGAATCTGTTGATGTGTGTTTGAAGAGTATGGGgtaccaatatttttttacgaATTTGTTGTACACCACGCAGCTGGGATCGGTCATGAGGTATTAGGCATCGTCGTGCCCAGCTCAATTTTCCTAGTAGATTTTGAAGAGCATCGGgtaccaatatttttttacgattttgTTCTGCACCACGCAGCTGCACCGGTCATGGGGTATTAGCCATCGTCGCACCCAGCTCAATTTTCTTAGTATATTTCGGATCACATGGGGtaccaataatttttatgaatcCGAATAATTGAACccaatttataaaaacatcaaaaatcacTTTAATACGCCTTCGTTGAATCTGTTTATTTAAAGGAAACATGTTTGCAAATGCTTATGCGACCGCTCTCGATAGCTCTCGACCTGTCTAAATCATTTCGATCGAGAAAAGGCGTATGCGATAGGAATTCTCGATCGAAATCGAGTCAACTGTTGACTGCTTGAAAATTTATAGATCGTTTGCTTCTACGTTTCGATCGCGATAGGTCTTTGTCATTCCAATGAagcaaatgaacaaaaaatgaacACTTTTCGACAGGTTCATGCAgtcgatcgaaatcgaaagCGTTCGCGATACCAGCCagtgtgcgaaaggttcgccatcaaaggttcgtctcgtgtgaccgtacctattgGCAATCCTGCCaggttttgcttttcccagcaaaataatttatcgAATTATGTGGGAAACACCCGACGTATGTCCCACCCGCTAGGCGGGTTCGCATGCAAGTTGTATTGCACTTGTTTCACCCAGGCCTTGGGCCAGCGAAAACGGAGGACGTTTTTATATGGGAGCTTGTATGAAATAGAACGAAATAGGACGTTCGAGCAGCCGAATAAACAAGCAAATGGAGATGTGTGCGTGCATCCAATGGCCTAGAAATTGtagttgtgtgagtgtgctcGGAGGTGTTTACTTGTGTTGGTGATACCTACCCATGTATGTTTAATGCtaacgattttctttcgaattGAAAGGCAACCTCTGGTTCATAACTGAAATTGTTTCTTCAACATAAACAGTCGCTTTATTCAAAAACGCAATGTACGCGTACACTTGCACTTTGCTGTATCGAATGCAGCTAATATCTTTTAACACTTTAAGCGCACAGCGCAAATCGCACTGCTTTCCGTTATGCCTGCGATTAAAAATCGAACGTCGGCCTAACTAACGGGCTATGTCGGAccgagcagaccgacgccggcATACGCGAAAGAATGCTCTCGACCCCACGggaccgacgtagcgcttaacgtgttaacacaATAATAATCTCACTTTAAAATGGGACCGCTTTTACACTAAGTATTAACAGTTTT
This window harbors:
- the LOC131285620 gene encoding uncharacterized protein LOC131285620, with the protein product MDFVTDDEESSDEENAMDDEENTADDEEDGPDYAKMPDAECVRYWALAGNESLATVGRMLEMLRAKTDMYIPKDPRTVLRTKRDRAALSIIGDGRFWYHGISKCLLAEMRKHATVSEVIQFDINIDGLPLHSRSRTQFWPILLKVVDEPDWPIMVVGIYSGQSKPQSNDQFLRPLVEEINVLFRTGLVINEATIRVYLRAIIADTPARAFIKGVQGHMGKHSCLKCCCEGETVQQRTVFLETNADQRTDDAFRNNEYVLHQTGTTPLIDLENFDMIEDVIVGDRLHQIDIGVTKKLLNIWYVGVLRSTRRWNQGQRKVINQRLQSQTFPFETPRKLHCLDDLAYWKGSECKAFLHYAAPVVLRGVLTEEQYQHFMLYFCGVTIFSSKAHKRHWSTGSELLKKFVESYAQVYGKAGVTSNVHSLIHIFEEAIRFGNLDSYSTYVFERKLGQIKNKLIKSSYRCLEQVIRRILELENFDFPRKRKQFPFFKQRGQNIKLFVRKGFIMSNDGVNDWFLSKHNHVVTE